In Streptomyces sp. NBC_00344, the genomic window GTGTCCCGCTGTTCATCACGACCGGTGAGAAGATCAAGGTCGACACGCGTTCCGGCGATTATCTCGGCCGGGTGAACAGCTAACCGTGGCTGCCCGGAACACGGCGCGCAAGCGCGCCTTCCAGATCCTCTTCGAGGCCGACCAGCGCGGGGCGTCCGTGCAGACCGTCCTCGCGGACTGGATCCGTCTCGCCCGGACCGATGACCGGCAGCCGCCGGTCGGTGAATACACGATGGAGCTCGTCGAGGGGTACGCGGAGTACGCGGACCGGATCGACGACCTCATCACCGCCTATGCGGTGGACTGGACGCTCGACCGGATGCCGGTCGTCGACCGCAACATCGTGCGGCTGAGCACCTATGAACTGGTGTGGGTCGACGGGACGCCGGACGCTGTGGTGATCGACGAGGCGGTGCAGCTCGCCAAGGAGTTCTCCACCGACGAGTCGCCTTCCTTCATCAACGGCCTGCTGGGTCGTTTCAAGGACCTCAAGCCGAGTCTCCTGCGCGATCAGGGCTGACCCTGTTCGAGCGGCTCCGCATGACACCGTTCCGGGCCCGGGGCGGAAGATGAACAATCTTCTGCTTCGGGCCTGGTGCATGTCATGACCAGTGCCTAGGGTTTCGGCGCATGGCCACAGACCCCGTCTCAGACGAAGCCAGGGACCGGCAGATCCTCGACCGGCTGGGCAGCCTGCGCGCCCGGGACCTGCCGGTCAGAGGCGGCCGCACCATGGCTTACGTCTACGACTCCGGCCTGGCCGGCGTCGAAGAGCTGGCCGCCGCGGCGGCAGAGCGGTTCGCGGGCGTCAACGGACTGGACATGACCGTATTCCCCAGCGTGGTGGCCCTGGAGAACGACATCACGGCACGCGCCGCCCGGCTGCTGGGCGGGGACGAGCACACTGCGGCCACCTTCACCAGCGGAGGCACGGAAAGCTGCCTGCTGGCGGTGCTCACAGCCCGCGAGCACGCCCGGCGCACCCGCGGTGTCACACGTCCCGAACTGGTCGTCGCGGACACCGCGCATGCCGCATTCCACAAGGCGGCCGCGCTCTTCGGCCTCAGTGTTGTGGTGGTGCCGGTGGACCCGCTGACGTACCGGGCCCGCGCCGAGGACATGGCGGCGGCCATCAGCGACCGCACCGCGCTGGTCGTGGCCTCCGCGCCGTCGTACGCCCACGGTGTGATCGACCCGGTGGAGGAGATCGCAGCGGCGGCGGCCCGGCGTGGGGTCCTCTGCCATGTCGACGCCTGCATCGGCGGCTGGTACCTGGGGCATCTGCGGCTCGGCCCGGACGCGCCGCGGCTGCCGGCGTTCGATCTGTCGACGCCCGGAGTGACGTCCCTCTCGGTCGATCTGCACAAATACGCCTACACCCCCAAGGGTGCGTCCGTGCTGCTCTTCAGCGACGCCGAACTGCGCAGGCACGGCTGGTTCGCGCATGCCTCCTGGCCCGGCTATCCGGTGGTCAACGCCACCCTGCAGGGCAGCAAACCGGCCGGACCGCTGGCGGCGGCCTGGGCGGTCGTGGAACGGATCGGTACGGACGGGTACACCCGCCTGTCGTCCCGGGTGCACCATGCGGCGACGGCGCTCGCACAGGGCATCGAGAGCATCAAGGGCCTGCGGGTGCTCGGCCGGCCCGACGCGTCCCTGATCGCGGTGGCCGCCGACGGGCCGGGAATCGACCCCTTCGTGGTGGCGGACGAGATGCGCGATGCCGGCTGGTATCTGCAGCCGCAGCCCGCCTTCGGGGGTTCGCCGGCCAACCTGCATCTCACGGTGACGGCGGCGGTGGCCGACGAGCGGACGGTGCGGCAACTGCTGGACGCCCTCGCCGTGGCAGTCGGGGCCGCCCGGGAGCGGGGTCCGGCGGAAGTGGATCCCGCACTCGCGGCGGCCGCCCGGATGCTGGACCCGGACGCGCTGACGCCCGGGGAGGTGTCCGCGGCACTCGCTCTCGCGGGTGTCGGGGATGACGGGGAGCTGCCCCCGCGGATGGCACCCGTTCTCGCGGTGCTCCAGGTGCTGCCGCCGGAACTCACAAAGCGGCTGCTGCCCGAACTCGTCGGCCGGCTCTACCGGGCCGCCGGACCGCGGCAGGGAGGCCCTGCCGACGTGTCATGAACCCGTTGCCGGGCCGGAACGCCGAGGGGCGGACCCGGCGGATGCGGGTCCGCCCATCGGACGAGACGTTTCTTCTGCGATGCAGCCAGAGCGCCGGAAGTGATCAGCCCTCGTCGTGCGCGACGGCACGGCGGGCGTCCGCGTCCAGCACACCCCAGCTGATCAGCTGTTCGGTGAGGACCGACGGCGACTGGTCGTAGATGACGGCCAGGGTGCGAAGGTCGTCCTGGCGGATCGACAGCACCTTGCCGTTGTAGTCGCCGCGCTGGCTCTGGATGGTGGCGGCGTAACGCTGGAGCGGTCCGGCCTTCTCCGGCGGGACATGGGCGAGGCGCTCCAGATCGAGAACGAGCTTCGGCGGCGGCTCGGCGGCTCCGCCCGGCGTGGTCCCGGGCAGCAGCTCCTGCACGGGCACCCCGTAGAAGTCCGCCAGCTCGGCGAGGCGCTGCACGGTCACGGCGCGGTCGCCGCGCTCGTACGAGCCCACCACCACGGCCTTCCAGCGGCCCTGGGACTTCTCTTCGACACCGTGGAGGGAAAGGCCCTGCTGGGTGCGGATAGCGCGGAGCTTTGCCCCGAGCTGTTTGGCGTATTCGCTGGACATATGGCTCCCCGGACGCTGAGACGACCTGCGGCTCCGCCGCGCGGCTGGTAACTCACTGTGAGGTTACGCAGCGTTACTTGGATGCGTCAAGCTGAACGGTCGGGGGCGGCTCCCGCCCAGGTGCGGCGGGGCCCGTGATGCCGCTGATGCGGCCCCTGGTACCGTGGGAACCGTAATTTTGACGTCCTTTAAGGTCCGTCCCGTGAGGCGGAGAAGGAGGTCCGTTTCATATGGACGCAAGCACCACCGATGCGCGCCCCGTTCTTGAGGGCCCTGACATCGCGCGAGTTCTGACCCGCATCGCGCACGAGATCGTCGAGCGCGCCAAGGGCGCCGATGACGTCGTGCTTCTCGGCATCCCGACCCGTGGTGTCTTCCTGGCCCGCAGGCTGGCCGACAAACTCGAAGAGATCACCGGAGGCAGTGTCCCGGTCGGCTCCCTCGACATCACCATGTACCGCGACGACCTGCGGATGCGCCCGGCCCGCGCGCTGGCCCGCACGGACATCCCCGCCGACGGTGTCGACGGACGTCTGGTGATCCTCGTCGACGACGTGCTCTTCTCCGGCCGCACCATCCGTGCCGCGCTCGACGCGCTGGGTGACATCGGCCGCCCCCGCGCGGTCCAGCTCGCGGTCCTCGTCGACCGCGGCCACCGCGAACTCCCGATCCGCGCCGACTACGTCGGCAAGAACCTCCCCACGTCGCTGCGGGAGACGGTCAAGGTCCAGCTCTCCGAGGAGGACGGCCGCGACGCGGTGCTGCTCGGCACGGAGCCGGCCGCCCCGACCGGCGAGCAGTAGCTTCCCGCACCCCGGCCCGCGACCCGGGCCGCAGAGCTGTGCCTGCCCGCCCGCCATGCCCGAATCCTCCGCACACATGGAGAACACCCGGATGAAGCGCCACCTCATCTCGGCCGCCGATCTCACGCGCGACGACGCCGTCCTCATCCTCGACACCGCCGAGGAGATGGCCAGGGTCGCCGACCGGCCGATCAAGAAACTTCCGACCCTGCGCGGCCGCACCGTCGTCAACCTCTTCTTCGAGGACTCGACGCGGACTCGCATCTCGTTCGAGGCGGCCGCCAAGCGGCTCTCGGCCGACGTCATCAACTTCTCCGCGAAGGGCTCCTCCGTCTCCAAGGGCGAGTCCCTCAAGGACACGGCGCTCACCCTGGAGGCGATGGGTGCCGACGCCGTGGTCATCCGGCACGGCGCCTCGGGAGCCCCGTACCGCCTCGCCACCTCGGGGTGGATCGACGGCGCGGTGGTCAACGCAGGGGACGGCACCCACGAGCACCCCACGCAGGCGCTGCTCGACGCCTTCACCATGCGCCGCCGACTGGTCGGCGCCGACGCCGGCATCGGGCGGGATCTCGAAGGCCGCCGCATCACCGTCGTCGGTGACGTCCTGCACAGCCGCGTCGCCCGGTCCAACGTCCACCTGCTGCACACCCTGGGCGCGGAAGTGACCCTGGTGGCGCCGCCGACCCTGGTGCCGATCGGTGTCGAGCACTGGCCGTGCGAGGTGTCGTACGACCTGGACCGGGTGCTGCCCAAGTCCGA contains:
- a CDS encoding aspartate carbamoyltransferase catalytic subunit, which gives rise to MKRHLISAADLTRDDAVLILDTAEEMARVADRPIKKLPTLRGRTVVNLFFEDSTRTRISFEAAAKRLSADVINFSAKGSSVSKGESLKDTALTLEAMGADAVVIRHGASGAPYRLATSGWIDGAVVNAGDGTHEHPTQALLDAFTMRRRLVGADAGIGRDLEGRRITVVGDVLHSRVARSNVHLLHTLGAEVTLVAPPTLVPIGVEHWPCEVSYDLDRVLPKSDAVMMLRVQSERMNAAFFPTEREYSRRYGLDGDRMARMPGHAIVMHPGPMNRGMEITADVADSDRCTVVEQVANGVSIRMAVLYLLLGGSEPATTSPSSPAATPERSAARPAVSEESK
- the bldD gene encoding transcriptional regulator BldD, with the protein product MSSEYAKQLGAKLRAIRTQQGLSLHGVEEKSQGRWKAVVVGSYERGDRAVTVQRLAELADFYGVPVQELLPGTTPGGAAEPPPKLVLDLERLAHVPPEKAGPLQRYAATIQSQRGDYNGKVLSIRQDDLRTLAVIYDQSPSVLTEQLISWGVLDADARRAVAHDEG
- the pyrR gene encoding bifunctional pyr operon transcriptional regulator/uracil phosphoribosyltransferase PyrR, with the translated sequence MDASTTDARPVLEGPDIARVLTRIAHEIVERAKGADDVVLLGIPTRGVFLARRLADKLEEITGGSVPVGSLDITMYRDDLRMRPARALARTDIPADGVDGRLVILVDDVLFSGRTIRAALDALGDIGRPRAVQLAVLVDRGHRELPIRADYVGKNLPTSLRETVKVQLSEEDGRDAVLLGTEPAAPTGEQ
- a CDS encoding pyridoxal phosphate-dependent decarboxylase family protein, which gives rise to MATDPVSDEARDRQILDRLGSLRARDLPVRGGRTMAYVYDSGLAGVEELAAAAAERFAGVNGLDMTVFPSVVALENDITARAARLLGGDEHTAATFTSGGTESCLLAVLTAREHARRTRGVTRPELVVADTAHAAFHKAAALFGLSVVVVPVDPLTYRARAEDMAAAISDRTALVVASAPSYAHGVIDPVEEIAAAAARRGVLCHVDACIGGWYLGHLRLGPDAPRLPAFDLSTPGVTSLSVDLHKYAYTPKGASVLLFSDAELRRHGWFAHASWPGYPVVNATLQGSKPAGPLAAAWAVVERIGTDGYTRLSSRVHHAATALAQGIESIKGLRVLGRPDASLIAVAADGPGIDPFVVADEMRDAGWYLQPQPAFGGSPANLHLTVTAAVADERTVRQLLDALAVAVGAARERGPAEVDPALAAAARMLDPDALTPGEVSAALALAGVGDDGELPPRMAPVLAVLQVLPPELTKRLLPELVGRLYRAAGPRQGGPADVS
- the nusB gene encoding transcription antitermination factor NusB; protein product: MAARNTARKRAFQILFEADQRGASVQTVLADWIRLARTDDRQPPVGEYTMELVEGYAEYADRIDDLITAYAVDWTLDRMPVVDRNIVRLSTYELVWVDGTPDAVVIDEAVQLAKEFSTDESPSFINGLLGRFKDLKPSLLRDQG